In a single window of the Planctomycetia bacterium genome:
- a CDS encoding proprotein convertase P-domain-containing protein, producing MQKKTIIGLALVGAIALTSVPAMADVVCPDQTPKVYVVRPTPSVTIPDNNPAGGNVSIMVPNDDPACPLIWDLNVDVIVRHTWQGDLRLTLTGPGGQQVVLMDRPGYSGSGFGFSNNNLGNPAAQTPFIFDDEAALVYDTGSAGTNVNNPVGSWRPENPLSGFDQLPKAGLWTLNITDNAGGDTGFIDQFSLHFVNKVPEPASLALLGFGALALIRRRR from the coding sequence ATGCAGAAGAAGACGATCATTGGATTAGCTCTGGTAGGCGCGATCGCCCTAACCAGTGTTCCGGCGATGGCTGATGTTGTTTGCCCGGATCAGACACCGAAGGTTTACGTGGTTCGCCCGACCCCTTCGGTCACGATTCCTGACAACAACCCAGCGGGTGGTAACGTATCGATCATGGTTCCCAATGACGATCCGGCCTGTCCGTTGATCTGGGACCTCAACGTTGACGTCATCGTCCGCCACACTTGGCAGGGCGACCTCCGGCTCACGCTGACGGGGCCGGGCGGCCAGCAGGTCGTTCTCATGGATCGCCCTGGTTACTCGGGAAGCGGCTTCGGCTTCTCGAACAACAACCTCGGTAATCCGGCCGCGCAGACCCCGTTCATCTTCGACGATGAAGCGGCTCTGGTTTATGACACCGGTTCGGCCGGCACGAACGTCAACAACCCGGTCGGCAGCTGGCGCCCCGAGAACCCGCTGAGCGGTTTCGACCAGCTCCCGAAGGCCGGTCTGTGGACCCTGAACATCACCGACAATGCCGGTGGTGATACGGGCTTCATCGATCAGTTCTCGCTGCACTTCGTGAACAAGGTTCCCGAGCCGGCTTCGCTGGCCCTGCTTGGCTTCGGCGCTCTGGCCCTCATTCGCCGCCGCCGGTAA
- a CDS encoding TetR/AcrR family transcriptional regulator, which yields MPEEHISTKERIVLAARELFHTQGYHATSMAEILKKAEANSGSLYYYFKSKNELLLAVLGWYEQMLHPMVMDPAFAISEDPIERVFAVLAGYREMLLMTECTVGCPIGNLALELTECEPEVRAKIELNFSNWCKAIENCLREAADRLPRDIDFERMSRFVLTVMEGGIMQARGHRDVKRYDDSVAQLRDYFDRLQAKSAA from the coding sequence ATGCCCGAGGAACACATCAGTACGAAGGAACGAATCGTCCTTGCGGCGAGGGAGCTTTTTCACACGCAGGGATACCACGCCACGAGCATGGCGGAGATTCTGAAGAAGGCGGAGGCCAACAGCGGGAGCCTTTACTACTACTTCAAATCCAAGAACGAGCTACTCCTGGCGGTGCTGGGGTGGTACGAGCAAATGCTCCATCCGATGGTCATGGACCCCGCGTTTGCCATTTCAGAGGACCCGATCGAGCGCGTGTTCGCGGTGCTGGCCGGATACCGGGAAATGCTGCTGATGACGGAATGCACCGTTGGATGCCCCATTGGCAATCTTGCGTTGGAACTGACTGAGTGCGAGCCGGAAGTCCGAGCCAAAATCGAATTGAATTTCTCCAATTGGTGCAAGGCGATCGAAAACTGTCTTCGGGAAGCGGCGGATCGGCTTCCGCGGGACATCGATTTCGAGCGGATGTCACGATTCGTCTTGACGGTGATGGAGGGCGGGATCATGCAGGCCCGCGGCCATCGCGATGTCAAGCGTTACGACGACTCTGTGGCACAGTTGCGGGATTACTTCGATCGCCTGCAAGCCAAAAGTGCGGCCTGA
- a CDS encoding SRPBCC domain-containing protein yields the protein MKWQRVAICLTGIGWSAAAQAGEPRMIRKDVEVKGTAEQVFKLWTTPEGIAKFFSPESKIELRLGGAYDLYMSMEEPDKQGKRGAEGSRILGYIENEMLAFDWTFPPAVESLRYAGEKTQVVLRFIDLGNGRVRVKLVQHGWGEGAEWDKGFEYFDAAWGHVLRQLKEYKDANHSAADASTAKSKTWDDRHVTITSTDSPIKRQEFEMNVPVAVEDVWNLLATTEGFKMLGAKEPLVELKPGGAYSFWPGAPNKVLSFIPGEMLCTSGSAPPEFPNVRKGGTWSAYYFESLGAGKTKLRLSCTGWRPGEKEWDDAYDYFLKNNPVFLNSVYGLLVKNAAQANSAK from the coding sequence ATGAAGTGGCAACGCGTGGCGATCTGCCTCACGGGGATCGGGTGGTCGGCAGCCGCACAGGCCGGCGAGCCTCGAATGATCCGGAAGGATGTCGAGGTCAAAGGCACGGCGGAACAGGTCTTCAAACTATGGACGACGCCGGAGGGGATTGCCAAATTCTTCTCGCCCGAATCGAAAATCGAGCTGAGGCTCGGCGGGGCATATGACCTTTACATGAGCATGGAGGAGCCCGACAAGCAGGGGAAGCGCGGGGCCGAAGGTTCGCGGATATTGGGCTACATCGAAAACGAGATGCTGGCATTCGACTGGACGTTTCCCCCCGCCGTTGAGAGCCTTCGCTACGCCGGCGAGAAGACGCAGGTCGTGCTTCGCTTCATCGACCTGGGTAACGGCCGAGTTCGCGTCAAGCTCGTGCAGCACGGCTGGGGCGAGGGGGCCGAATGGGACAAGGGGTTTGAGTATTTCGACGCCGCGTGGGGCCATGTCCTTCGACAATTGAAGGAGTATAAGGACGCGAATCACTCGGCGGCGGACGCCTCGACAGCGAAGTCGAAGACATGGGATGACCGGCACGTGACGATCACTTCGACGGACAGCCCTATCAAGCGGCAGGAATTCGAGATGAACGTGCCGGTGGCGGTTGAGGATGTCTGGAACCTGCTGGCGACGACCGAAGGCTTCAAGATGCTCGGTGCGAAGGAGCCGCTGGTCGAATTGAAGCCCGGCGGGGCCTATTCGTTCTGGCCAGGGGCGCCGAACAAGGTCCTGTCTTTCATTCCCGGCGAGATGCTGTGCACGAGCGGCAGCGCGCCGCCCGAGTTTCCCAACGTGCGCAAGGGCGGCACTTGGAGCGCTTATTACTTCGAGTCCCTCGGGGCGGGCAAGACGAAGTTGCGCCTCTCATGCACCGGCTGGCGTCCCGGAGAGAAGGAATGGGACGACGCCTATGACTACTTCCTCAAGAACAACCCTGTGTTTCTGAACAGCGTGTATGGATTGCTGGTCAAGAACGCGGCACAAGCTAATTCGGCTAAGTGA